Genomic DNA from Pelosinus sp. UFO1:
CCCTGAGTAAGTCCTCCCATTAAAGATGTACCCAGTATCGAGTGGGCTAAGCCGGCACTAGTAAGACCAAGGCGGGCCATCGTAGTAACTCCTGCAAAGTTTTGGGTAATAAATCGGCCAATGGATTTACCGCGATCCCCCATTAAGTTAGCTCTATAATGCTTGGTATGCTCGCCAGTATTAATCCCTACAGGACAAGTAGTGGAACACAGTCCATCCGTCGCACAGGTTTCGTCACCAAAATAAGCATAATCTTCTTCCAAACGACGCAGCCGAGTATTATCCTCCCCCGTTTGCCTTAATCTAGCAATCTCACGTTGTACTACAATACGCTGTCTAGGCGTTGCCGTAAGATTTTTAGAAGGACAGTTAATTTCACAGAAACCACACTCTATACATTTATCAATAATTTCGTGCGCCTGAGCCATTGGCTTTAGATTTTGAATATAAAGCAGTTGATTATCCGTAATAATAACATCAGGGTTTAAGGTATTATCTTTATCAAACACATTTTTCAATTTACGCATAAAGCGGTAAGCTGTTTGGCCCCACTCCATTTCTACAAAAGGTGCCATATTACGTCCTGTACCATGTTCTGCTTTTAAAGAACCACCATACTCATTCACTACCATGTTGCAGACATCCTGGATTAATGATTGATAGCGTTCAATTTCTTCTTGCGTCTTAAATGTCTGCGTTACAACAAAATGTACATTACCATCTAAAGCGTGTCCATAAATAATACCATCTTCATAATGGTATTTATCCATGATGTTTCTAAGTTCTGGCACTGCTTCTGCCATTTTCTCTTTTGGAAAAGCAACATCCTCAATAATTACGGAAGTACCCGGTTTTCTCATACCGCCAACCGCTGGGAAAATTCCTTTGCGAATATGCCATAATACTTCATATTCTGCTTTTACATCTGTAAATTCAATAGGAAGCACAGTCGGAATATCTGCTAACCTTGCTTTGACGCCCTCAATTAATTCATCTAAGGCAGCCTTGCTTTCGGCACGCACTTCTACTAGTAAAGAAGCGGCATCGGGTGATAAAGTTTTCAAATATGCTGGCATGCCTGCTTCATCTTCTACCGACCGAAGAGATGCACGGTCCATCATTTCTGCAGCTGCGACTAGATCTCTATCAAGCTTCATAACCGCTAAGCAAGTTGTATTCATATCTTTGAAAATCATTAACGCGGATGCTTTATATTCATGATCGACTACTGTTTTATAGGTAATTTCCGTTATGAAAGCTAAAGTACCCTCTGAACCAATCATCAAATGGTTCATAATATCAAAAGGATCAAAATAATCTACAAAAGAATTTAATCCGTAACCTGTCGTATTTTTAATTTTATATTTATGCTTAATAAGTTTTGTCAACTCTTCATCAGCAGTAATTTCATCACGTATCTTTTCAATGTCTTGTATGATTGATGGATGAGTTTTTCTAAATTCTTCACGTGATGCTGCATCACCAGTATCTAACATAGAGCCGTCAGCAAAAATAAGTTTCATGCTAGCTACTGTTTTATAGCTATTATCCGCTGTACCACAGCACATACCACTGGCATTATTAGCAGCAATCCCACCAATCATCGCATTGTTAATGGTAGCTGGATCAGGTCCGATTTTCCGGGAATATGATTTTAAATAAGCATTGGCTTCAGCCCCAATAATCCCTGGCTCTAGGGCAATGGATTCGCCACCTGGGCCAATTGAGTACTTATGCCAACCTTCCGTTGCTACTAAAAGCA
This window encodes:
- a CDS encoding FAD-binding and (Fe-S)-binding domain-containing protein codes for the protein MSLKFVESDIANLPEVYRNFYHVIITFIPKERVFVDPIRTLAYGADASFYSMLPKLVVKVKSPEEMANILKEANKVNIPVTFRAAGTSLSGQSITDSVLLVATEGWHKYSIGPGGESIALEPGIIGAEANAYLKSYSRKIGPDPATINNAMIGGIAANNASGMCCGTADNSYKTVASMKLIFADGSMLDTGDAASREEFRKTHPSIIQDIEKIRDEITADEELTKLIKHKYKIKNTTGYGLNSFVDYFDPFDIMNHLMIGSEGTLAFITEITYKTVVDHEYKASALMIFKDMNTTCLAVMKLDRDLVAAAEMMDRASLRSVEDEAGMPAYLKTLSPDAASLLVEVRAESKAALDELIEGVKARLADIPTVLPIEFTDVKAEYEVLWHIRKGIFPAVGGMRKPGTSVIIEDVAFPKEKMAEAVPELRNIMDKYHYEDGIIYGHALDGNVHFVVTQTFKTQEEIERYQSLIQDVCNMVVNEYGGSLKAEHGTGRNMAPFVEMEWGQTAYRFMRKLKNVFDKDNTLNPDVIITDNQLLYIQNLKPMAQAHEIIDKCIECGFCEINCPSKNLTATPRQRIVVQREIARLRQTGEDNTRLRRLEEDYAYFGDETCATDGLCSTTCPVGINTGEHTKHYRANLMGDRGKSIGRFITQNFAGVTTMARLGLTSAGLAHSILGTSLMGGLTQGLHSLSGHKVPLWNPCMPGAGKTPDPSQSKKGVAGRKVVYFPSCVSRTMGGASAVDKDKRQLSQVMIQLMEKAGYEVIFPREMDKLCCGMPFESKGLFESADKMSSELEKELLVVSNNGEYPIVCDTSPCIYRMRKMMDKKLKMFEPLEFIHDYLLELLNFNKEQETIAVHVTCSSTKLGLKEKFKKVAEACATTVVMPEKVRCCGFAGDKGFEVPELNESALAELKDCLPADCSAGYSNSRTCEMGLSHRSGLSYQSIVYLVDRCTTAK